A part of Pirellulales bacterium genomic DNA contains:
- a CDS encoding BatA domain-containing protein, with protein MQFINMLPSWWAWGAFAAVPPAIVVALYFLKLKREPLEVPSTFLWTRSIEDLRVNSLWQRMRQSLLLFLQLLLLAIVALALLRPN; from the coding sequence ATGCAGTTCATCAACATGCTTCCATCCTGGTGGGCATGGGGAGCGTTTGCGGCCGTGCCGCCGGCGATTGTCGTCGCGCTCTATTTCCTGAAGCTGAAGCGCGAGCCGCTCGAGGTGCCGAGCACTTTTCTTTGGACGCGCTCGATCGAAGACCTGCGGGTGAACAGCCTCTGGCAGCGGATGCGGCAGAGTCTGCTGTTATTTCTGCAGCTTCTCCTGCTGGCGATTGTGGCCCTGGCGCTCTTGCGGCCGAATTG